The genomic region GAAATGGTGATCGACGCGGTTCCCTCCATCGAGATGGTGCGCATGGTGAGCTCCGGCACCGAGGCGACCATGAGCGCCATCAGGCTCGCCCGCGGCTACACCGGCCGCGACAACATCCTCAAGTTCTCCGGCTGCTACCACGGCCACTCCGACTCGCTTCTAGTCAAAGCGGGATCCGGCGCCGCCACTTTCGGCGTGCCCGACTCCCCCGGCGTCCCCGCCGACCTCGCCAAGCACACCCTGACCGCGACCTACAACGACCTCGATTCGGTCCGGGCGCTGGTGGCTGCGAACAAGGGGAGCATCGCCTGCATCATCGTCGAGCCGGTGGCGGGCAACATGGGGACGGTCCCCCCCAAGGAAGGGTTCCTGGAAGGGCTCAGGAGCATCTGCAGCGAGGAAGGGATCGTGCTGATCTTCGACGAGGTGATGTCCGGCTTCAGGGTCGCCTACGGCGGGGTTCAGGAACTCTACGGGGTGACCCCCGACATGACCACCCTGGGCAAGATCATCGGCGGCGGGCTTCCGGTCGGGGCTTTCGGCGGGAAAAAAGAGATCATGTCGCTTCTTTCACCGGCAGGCGGAGTGTATCAGGCCGGGACCCTTTCCGGCAACCCCCTGGCCATGACCGCCGGCATCGAGACCCTGAAGCTCCTCAAGCAGCCCGGCTTCTACCAGAAGCTGGAAGAAAAGAGCGCTTTCGTTGCGGAGGGGATCGCCAAGGCCGCCAAGGACGCCGGCTTCCCGATCTACTCCACCCGCGTGGGTTCCATGTTTTGCGCTTTCTTCTCGAAGGACCCCGTCTACGACTGGGACAGCGCCGCCAAGTGCGACACCAAGGCCTTCGCCAACTACTTCAAGGCGATGCTCAACGAAGGTATCTACCTGGCGCCGTCGCAGTTCGAGACCGCTTTCGTCGGCGCCTCCCACAGCACAGAAGACCTGGAGCTGACCATCGCTGCCGCGGCCAAGTGCTTCAAGGCGCTGTAGCGGGCGGCGGCATTAACCCTTGTTCAGGGGAAGATGGATCGCGATCTCCCCTGCTTGCGCTAATGCGCCCCTTGCAGTCGGAGGTCATTTATATTTATTAATTAAGAAGGGCGCCCAGCTATGCTGTGGCGCCCTTTCTTGTTTCCTTCCTTTTGGCTCTTCCGGGAGCTTATACCGTCATGATGCGTTTCCTGAGCGACAGCATCTCGAAGCTCAACCCGGCCATCACCGCGACCCGCTGCAGCTCGAACGCCCCGCCGCCGAGCCTTCCCCCTTGGTCATTTACGCAGACAACCCCCAGCACCTGCCCCCCCAGCACCACGGGGACCAGCAGTGCAGCACCCGGGACCTCCCCGCCCATCGCCCTCAGCAGCAATCCATCACCTTGGTTCGTCCCCAGCTCCCCTAGAAAGAGCCGCTTTTCCTCCACTACCCGTTTCAGCTCCCTTGTCTCGGTGACGGCAGCGGCAAAAAACGGGAAGCCCTTGAGGTGCGCACCACGGTCCACCGCCTGGACCCCGTGGGCCGCCCCCCCTTTCAGGCGCAGAAAGGCTCCCCGGTCAAATTCCCCCGCCAGGTAGGCCAGCAGCCCCTGCACCACGTCGGACTCGCCGGCCGCTTGCGCCAGCCGCTCAGACAGGTCCTTCAAGCTGACACGCTCCCAAGCATGGTCGACCTTCCCTCCATCCCAGGCGGGACCGCCGCTCCCCCGCTCCGCAAGGGTGGCGGCGAAGCGGCTCCTGGCACCCCCTTCGACCGGGATGTAACGCATGGGGCGCTTCACCCCGAAGATCCGCTCCAGTGCTATGCTGAGCCTGAGTTCGGAACAGACCTTGGGCAGGACGACCATCCCGGTCATGAAGGCGATATCTTCCAGGGCCTTGAAATCGTATGGGTTCGTCATCGCCACGGTTAGGCGCTTGCCGTCCAGAGCGAGGGGGAGCACGCGGTACCGTTGCACCAGTTCCAGCGGGAACAT from Citrifermentans bremense harbors:
- the hemL gene encoding glutamate-1-semialdehyde 2,1-aminomutase — protein: MQNSRSTKLFQQALQSIPGGVNSPVRAFRSVGSDPLFIKKAQGPRIYDEDGNAFIDYVGSWGPMILGHCHPQVVAAIKAAVDNGASFGAPTELEITLAEMVIDAVPSIEMVRMVSSGTEATMSAIRLARGYTGRDNILKFSGCYHGHSDSLLVKAGSGAATFGVPDSPGVPADLAKHTLTATYNDLDSVRALVAANKGSIACIIVEPVAGNMGTVPPKEGFLEGLRSICSEEGIVLIFDEVMSGFRVAYGGVQELYGVTPDMTTLGKIIGGGLPVGAFGGKKEIMSLLSPAGGVYQAGTLSGNPLAMTAGIETLKLLKQPGFYQKLEEKSAFVAEGIAKAAKDAGFPIYSTRVGSMFCAFFSKDPVYDWDSAAKCDTKAFANYFKAMLNEGIYLAPSQFETAFVGASHSTEDLELTIAAAAKCFKAL
- a CDS encoding GspE/PulE/PilB domain-containing protein, producing the protein MSARLGEILLKVGTLTEEQLEQVLHAQSIYGGRLGTNLVEMGLVEEEELARVLSEQLGVPCVHPAELGSIPESLLKMFPLELVQRYRVLPLALDGKRLTVAMTNPYDFKALEDIAFMTGMVVLPKVCSELRLSIALERIFGVKRPMRYIPVEGGARSRFAATLAERGSGGPAWDGGKVDHAWERVSLKDLSERLAQAAGESDVVQGLLAYLAGEFDRGAFLRLKGGAAHGVQAVDRGAHLKGFPFFAAAVTETRELKRVVEEKRLFLGELGTNQGDGLLLRAMGGEVPGAALLVPVVLGGQVLGVVCVNDQGGRLGGGAFELQRVAVMAGLSFEMLSLRKRIMTV